The following proteins come from a genomic window of Pirellula staleyi DSM 6068:
- a CDS encoding VIT domain-containing protein — MTGSPHPVPPDDSDKLLRDLVGLLARDAAPIDRALLARLRSESLAQFNLRANSSPNLRERTSMAAIRLLVTLAASLILAAGIYLGSPGESATALEQAIAKIHDAPSYRGQLQLGDQILEVVGQGPSDLRLSISPERYFVKDDLNLWQVDEQQNVARHLDSSQIEIPTSAARTTEVTLGTSASTGMHPLALLGLDPATITLDQPRAPREQQPRILSGTARTLADQSLASFQISFEGDSVVPKTFQIVPRHAGEIPRSFTVELLQGKVDPQLLRVSDTLTADGRVGDVTDVIGVAWIKSAEATRWTPLTNLTLLFPGDMLRVDDQSRSAVAIALAGNSSLIAGPGAQLVLTSPTAITLTAGEIRTASGKRELTLTGPDQKVTKLSGTELLRASGKSLEALDKTPLWLSAYLGKRSDQLLGSLIANVDGRSISLDVGTHHVTIDIRDQIARTTIVESFINRTDAVLEGTFHFPLPADASISGFGMWIGDELVEADVVERQRAREIYETILREKRDPGLLEWTAGNQFQARVYPIPAKGEKRIKIVYTQVLPKHGQQIRYRYNLASELLQQNPLADLQITANIVSHLPLTKVASTTHPLRVSQSPLTARAEFSAANYRPTRDFELTIETAPQQSPLTLIPHRRGDDGYFLLLLNPPGGDAAWRRTEVASSAPLQLTLLVDTSASMRGEARRLQLQTVTALLRSLGPDDRVLLGAIDSSACWASDEPVVASEAEIEKLLRFISSRSALGWTNLDQGLATAIERSAASSHLIYLGDGLRTSAPHVDTGALAAKVQKQAASKQVVLHAISTSSLLDATLLEAITRGSGGSRREVTGEATPAQVAAELLTEITRPALQNLTLEISGIRTARVYPRQLPNLPAGAQQIVVGRYLPEGEKLAGEIIVRGTSAGKPVEFRQSVEVAAPASDASSDEASFLPRLWAKQHIDQLLLEGNSAEIVSEIIALSAEYHLITPYTSLLVLETEEDRARFKVKRTMQMKDGERFFADAQTKVREALRYQQMIAARAFRAQLMAQARTQLATPPTLADLRENLDQIYRSTGAAMIPSLWAGGSSWGFSDGYKDHLTTFDFITGQMLGRYGGMSMGGGGLGGGGIGGGFGSDPFGGEIDDNRRYVTDSLLSLNALKETENYFALGDTLSLGTDVDGSALSVDLTDFGEQSLPEHDFMLSVGNFPGSGITGRGQAFAITGRRLSDRKGQERGMLAETRSRPYVDAIHDPIGMIAGAIPASPRKLHSINKQPATWSQEAFQLAQQLLRSAQPQSLTESVAIRQTESRRDLSQPGFTLSSEQRILLSPKAWLVRQEGSNPETNYCTRDTRGYLWPMYQLHLSRAAAASDLEQPPVILTSELQAHLLYHHREFRAALVPADKPDHVWLELRDPLGDERHSVKLLVHTKRLTIVELWTKFNGTYRLASRFEKFIQVGQQWLATVEVTLDDEGREVVRRERTIELRTAEQFDADFAASMKLREGLLAIELPLRELRVNAPPMGKLTPSDRLAWIGTLIEHQRYSDTTDQVQLLKNEPHADWIWQLLMLQLASHNRDHRPTLALLEAMLKQLATQPHAGELRLMGELQQYARDILTTPQQQQLHELARPIVLRSPATSYHRYQWHETAAALEYELDNARGIQLYLDNVKQFPESTEAVLVAADRLHREGESLAAHEIITSAIERMQQLKRTSNLDHLFAKSWQIFVDDGAIAESAELLEKWKKAVPEPSYSRVRIEYYVLLSMGQKEALDARLRAALAAAADHRQLTRAEEIELTQASSVIANNVGGFQSFNTPDNDGKYRFEDQVARALITQAASESPRMALYDLTVSNQIREPVQSHIRQTILRNLLARCETLPIFEIQTLAEFLENFPAAIEDEQKVTEPIAERLLERLVADQSDRAKLALGEAILSLGLSDLQGKPILQLLIAKTTGPVRDEFHRQWIEQQRGSSELEKIYAILPELKNLSRAKTGTQQLVDQLQELDLVVERIEKQADTNDQQRIVRDPKLTRTQRSQQLQDAKIAARKKLRSELEKLADKRPLWNLQLQLKMAALEKQFGSESAALVKNGWKLIGEAREIAASIAADKQLADDEREALLLVSATLHQVALQFTAQLVTADKQPAAAVDQLLAELREKPQPGEIDAATRRDLEYLTLLAADRSREVQQMLRALLADDPTSPRVRWELAQLQAEVGELSEAIATLQPLEAAQSLDESQLDQVARWRLALGEQVASQQTLLAKYRRTSSYDLSEQVKSELRNLPAGETADERTLDKMRVVLEQPNSLRNIGDEIRRSYRQSRDFRLLSVLAESLIGRDQSDAIDQLIAFQSVLEDVYEEASTDEMVRYARELQTKHPAPHDQRSLELWMMLAEARAAMVEGAAARHATQAMEHWTRAFPTDQPIEHPEKVIRLLGVQTAASHAPLVDAWIATAERCLATEKLGTRERLSLAVDVADFLSRQDREEKGALLLAAELDAALAKNAGKPAKFMLTAIENLTEQEMNVGNFRSSETRAIKLLKETSPSQLQDRLKLLLAQIYGRAVADAGETSLGRDGAQFQSALVYQTTELRQAIRQQERLEWYAALTSLLEAGLDLNLPGAEATALATLREVAPWVVERVHSNQDQPAERALSIFADHHLVNPAIELGLLLLEKEPQFRQWQGTSIWDEIAGTMGSALEDSIAAAESGENKPGTKLRADLEKKLLATVLPRLMRYLRREPGEAHEFFDRDGRYYWATKQAEFLKVAQELAGQSRDEAIILRCGSYVRDVLHLPAEAVSLLVNARERKLLSDSGSYTLADWLVEDRRYAEAVAILGPIIENKPTWFEPQWLWIRATALTGDVAGAKERFALLRKQVAAEKNRSQHHQHQLVRLAVEFGWSREAHELVAPLVAQRLTLTGGREDALLAEWYQLDAQALAELGQTQEAVEAAASAMVVAARDPAQQEVTRKTLATVLEKCQDLPAYIAWLDKQTAASAQDRPILRQAIATELERRGEVQGAIAQLRIAIEFTPEDEALAQQLIDALRSAGESEQLREQLYSSLEIHPRKTLWWDELAELYQQSQDPQSADRARHSIADTAAGEADSYLAIGRALRAQKRSAEAVHCFERAVELAPKSREQLLEAARQLIELGQQQQAAAAIKTLRAIELSVEERQTLDAEIKKLEAVRIPMRAME, encoded by the coding sequence ATGACCGGCTCACCACATCCAGTTCCACCTGACGACTCCGACAAACTCCTGCGCGACCTCGTCGGCCTCTTGGCCCGCGATGCTGCGCCGATCGATCGTGCGCTCTTGGCCCGTTTACGATCCGAGTCCCTTGCTCAATTCAACCTCCGCGCGAACTCCTCTCCCAACCTTCGCGAAAGAACTTCCATGGCTGCCATTCGCCTCCTCGTCACCCTGGCTGCGTCGCTGATTCTCGCCGCCGGTATCTACCTCGGTAGTCCCGGCGAAAGCGCGACCGCGCTCGAGCAAGCGATCGCCAAAATTCACGACGCGCCGAGCTATCGTGGTCAGCTTCAGCTGGGAGACCAAATTCTGGAAGTAGTGGGGCAAGGCCCGAGCGATCTGCGGCTGAGCATTTCTCCCGAGCGGTACTTTGTGAAAGACGATCTCAATCTGTGGCAAGTCGATGAGCAGCAGAACGTGGCGCGTCATCTCGATTCGTCGCAGATCGAAATTCCCACAAGCGCCGCGCGAACCACCGAGGTCACGCTCGGAACCTCCGCCAGCACCGGCATGCATCCGCTCGCGCTGCTGGGACTCGATCCCGCGACGATCACCCTCGATCAGCCGCGCGCTCCTCGCGAGCAACAGCCGCGCATCCTGTCCGGCACCGCTCGCACGCTCGCCGATCAGTCGCTCGCTTCGTTTCAAATCAGTTTCGAGGGAGACTCTGTCGTACCCAAAACGTTTCAAATCGTCCCACGTCATGCAGGCGAAATTCCCCGCAGCTTCACCGTCGAACTGCTGCAAGGAAAAGTCGATCCGCAGCTGCTGCGAGTCTCCGACACGCTGACAGCCGACGGCCGTGTGGGGGACGTGACTGATGTGATTGGAGTGGCCTGGATCAAGTCGGCTGAGGCGACGCGCTGGACTCCGCTGACCAATCTGACGTTGCTTTTCCCGGGCGATATGCTGCGGGTCGACGACCAAAGCCGGAGCGCCGTTGCGATCGCGCTCGCGGGCAACTCGTCGCTCATCGCTGGCCCAGGAGCGCAGCTTGTCCTGACGAGTCCGACGGCAATCACGCTGACAGCGGGAGAAATCCGAACCGCTTCTGGCAAACGCGAACTTACCCTCACAGGCCCCGACCAGAAGGTGACGAAACTGAGCGGGACCGAGTTGCTGCGAGCATCGGGAAAATCGCTAGAAGCACTCGATAAAACGCCCCTCTGGCTGAGCGCCTATTTGGGAAAACGAAGCGACCAACTACTCGGCTCGCTGATCGCCAACGTCGATGGCCGAAGCATTTCGCTCGATGTCGGAACACATCACGTGACGATTGATATCCGCGATCAAATCGCGCGGACCACGATCGTCGAGTCGTTCATCAACCGAACTGATGCGGTACTCGAAGGGACGTTCCACTTTCCCCTCCCAGCGGATGCTTCGATCTCCGGATTCGGCATGTGGATTGGTGACGAACTGGTCGAGGCCGATGTTGTCGAGCGGCAGCGAGCCCGCGAGATTTACGAAACGATCCTGCGCGAAAAACGCGACCCGGGGCTGCTCGAATGGACAGCGGGAAATCAGTTCCAGGCCCGCGTTTATCCGATTCCAGCGAAGGGGGAAAAGCGGATCAAGATCGTCTATACCCAGGTCCTCCCCAAGCATGGCCAGCAGATTCGCTACCGCTATAACCTGGCGAGTGAACTGCTGCAGCAGAACCCGCTTGCCGATTTGCAGATCACGGCGAACATCGTTTCGCATCTGCCGCTGACGAAGGTCGCAAGCACGACGCATCCGCTCCGCGTTTCGCAGTCGCCCCTCACCGCGCGGGCCGAATTCTCGGCGGCCAATTATCGACCAACACGTGATTTTGAACTCACGATCGAAACAGCGCCGCAGCAATCTCCGCTGACACTCATTCCGCATCGACGCGGCGACGATGGCTACTTTCTTTTGCTGCTCAATCCGCCAGGTGGCGATGCTGCTTGGCGGCGCACTGAAGTGGCCAGTAGCGCGCCACTGCAGCTCACGCTGCTGGTTGATACAAGCGCCTCGATGCGCGGCGAAGCACGTCGCTTGCAACTGCAAACGGTCACCGCCCTGCTCCGCTCGCTAGGCCCCGACGATCGCGTGCTGCTGGGAGCGATCGACTCCTCCGCTTGCTGGGCATCCGACGAACCGGTGGTCGCCAGTGAAGCCGAGATCGAGAAGCTGCTGCGATTCATCAGCTCGCGCTCGGCGCTCGGCTGGACGAATCTCGATCAAGGACTCGCCACCGCCATCGAACGATCCGCCGCTAGTTCGCACTTGATCTACCTGGGAGATGGACTCCGCACTAGTGCGCCGCATGTCGATACCGGTGCTCTCGCGGCCAAGGTTCAGAAACAGGCTGCGAGCAAGCAAGTGGTGCTGCATGCGATCAGCACGTCGAGCCTGCTCGATGCAACGCTACTCGAAGCGATCACGCGCGGTAGTGGCGGAAGCCGTCGCGAGGTAACTGGGGAAGCAACTCCAGCACAAGTGGCTGCTGAACTGCTGACAGAAATCACACGTCCTGCGCTACAGAATCTGACGCTCGAAATCAGCGGCATTCGGACGGCACGTGTCTATCCTCGGCAGCTCCCCAATTTGCCCGCCGGAGCACAGCAAATCGTGGTCGGCCGCTATTTGCCGGAAGGGGAAAAACTCGCTGGCGAAATCATCGTGCGTGGCACTTCAGCGGGCAAACCTGTCGAGTTTCGCCAGTCGGTGGAGGTGGCTGCTCCTGCAAGCGACGCCAGCTCCGACGAGGCCTCGTTCCTGCCGCGGCTGTGGGCCAAACAGCATATCGATCAGCTGCTGCTCGAAGGAAATTCAGCCGAGATTGTCAGCGAAATCATCGCCCTCTCGGCCGAGTATCACCTGATCACTCCGTACACATCGCTGCTCGTGCTCGAGACCGAAGAAGATCGGGCACGCTTCAAAGTCAAACGGACGATGCAGATGAAGGATGGAGAGCGATTCTTTGCCGATGCTCAAACCAAGGTGCGCGAAGCACTCCGCTATCAGCAAATGATTGCCGCGCGTGCCTTCCGCGCGCAGCTGATGGCGCAGGCCCGCACGCAGCTTGCCACTCCACCCACGCTTGCAGACTTGCGCGAGAACCTCGATCAAATCTACCGTTCCACCGGCGCTGCCATGATCCCTAGCCTGTGGGCGGGGGGCTCGAGTTGGGGTTTTAGCGATGGCTATAAAGACCATTTGACCACCTTTGACTTCATCACAGGACAGATGCTTGGCCGTTATGGTGGCATGAGCATGGGTGGAGGTGGACTGGGGGGCGGCGGGATAGGCGGGGGCTTTGGGAGCGATCCGTTTGGAGGGGAAATCGACGACAATCGTCGCTATGTGACCGATTCCCTCCTCAGCCTGAATGCACTCAAAGAAACCGAAAACTATTTTGCCCTCGGCGATACCCTGTCGCTCGGAACCGATGTCGACGGCTCTGCCCTCTCGGTCGACCTCACCGATTTTGGTGAACAGTCTCTGCCGGAGCATGATTTCATGCTTAGTGTTGGCAATTTTCCGGGGAGCGGTATTACGGGAAGAGGACAAGCGTTCGCGATCACCGGCCGCCGCTTATCCGATCGAAAAGGCCAAGAGCGAGGAATGCTGGCGGAGACTAGGTCTCGTCCCTATGTGGATGCGATTCACGACCCGATCGGAATGATCGCAGGAGCGATTCCCGCGAGCCCGCGCAAGCTCCATTCGATCAACAAGCAGCCTGCCACTTGGTCGCAGGAGGCGTTTCAGCTCGCGCAGCAGTTGTTGCGTTCAGCGCAACCACAAAGTCTGACCGAAAGCGTGGCGATTCGTCAAACGGAGTCGCGCCGCGATCTGTCGCAGCCTGGGTTCACCTTGAGTAGCGAACAGCGGATTCTGCTCTCGCCCAAGGCCTGGCTGGTACGTCAGGAGGGGAGCAATCCCGAGACGAACTACTGCACGCGCGACACGCGAGGCTATCTCTGGCCGATGTATCAACTGCATCTTTCACGCGCTGCTGCGGCAAGTGATCTGGAACAGCCGCCGGTCATTCTGACGAGCGAACTGCAGGCGCATTTGCTTTACCACCACCGGGAGTTTCGCGCGGCGCTTGTTCCGGCAGACAAGCCCGACCATGTTTGGCTCGAACTGCGCGATCCGCTGGGAGATGAACGCCACAGCGTTAAGCTGCTGGTGCATACCAAGCGGCTCACGATCGTCGAGCTCTGGACCAAGTTCAACGGCACCTATCGTCTGGCATCACGCTTCGAAAAGTTCATCCAGGTGGGTCAGCAGTGGCTCGCGACGGTGGAAGTGACGCTCGATGACGAAGGTCGCGAGGTAGTGCGCCGAGAACGAACAATCGAGCTCCGCACGGCCGAGCAATTCGATGCCGATTTCGCAGCCTCGATGAAACTTCGCGAAGGGCTGCTTGCCATCGAGCTTCCACTCCGCGAGCTGCGCGTGAATGCTCCCCCGATGGGAAAACTCACTCCGAGCGATCGACTCGCTTGGATCGGCACACTCATCGAACATCAGCGTTACAGCGATACGACCGACCAAGTGCAGCTGCTCAAGAACGAGCCGCATGCCGACTGGATCTGGCAGCTACTGATGCTGCAGCTTGCAAGCCACAATCGCGACCATCGCCCCACACTGGCGCTGCTCGAAGCGATGCTGAAGCAACTCGCCACCCAGCCGCACGCCGGTGAACTGCGGCTGATGGGAGAACTGCAGCAATACGCGCGAGACATCCTCACGACCCCACAGCAGCAACAGCTGCACGAATTGGCCCGCCCCATTGTGCTGCGATCTCCCGCTACGTCGTACCATCGTTATCAGTGGCATGAGACTGCAGCGGCACTTGAGTACGAGCTCGATAACGCCCGAGGAATTCAGCTTTACCTCGACAATGTGAAGCAATTTCCCGAATCGACCGAGGCAGTGCTCGTGGCCGCCGATCGTCTCCATCGCGAGGGAGAATCGCTCGCAGCGCATGAGATCATCACCAGCGCCATCGAGCGCATGCAGCAACTGAAGCGCACCAGCAACCTCGATCATCTGTTCGCCAAGTCGTGGCAGATTTTCGTCGACGATGGTGCGATTGCCGAATCTGCCGAGCTCTTGGAAAAATGGAAGAAAGCGGTTCCCGAGCCGAGCTATAGCCGCGTACGGATCGAGTATTACGTCCTCCTCAGCATGGGGCAAAAGGAAGCGCTCGATGCGCGGCTTCGCGCGGCGCTCGCAGCTGCTGCCGATCATCGTCAGCTCACGCGGGCTGAAGAAATCGAGCTCACGCAAGCCTCGAGCGTGATTGCCAACAACGTCGGTGGATTCCAGTCGTTTAACACGCCCGATAACGATGGAAAATATCGTTTTGAAGACCAAGTGGCGCGAGCGCTAATCACCCAAGCGGCCAGCGAAAGCCCGCGGATGGCACTGTATGACCTGACAGTTTCCAACCAAATTCGCGAGCCCGTGCAGAGCCATATTCGGCAGACGATTCTTCGCAACCTACTCGCCCGCTGCGAAACGCTGCCGATTTTCGAGATCCAAACGCTTGCCGAATTCCTCGAGAACTTTCCTGCAGCGATCGAAGATGAGCAGAAAGTGACGGAGCCGATTGCCGAGCGATTGCTCGAGCGACTTGTGGCCGATCAGAGCGACCGCGCGAAGCTGGCGCTCGGCGAAGCGATCCTTTCCCTGGGCCTCTCCGACCTGCAAGGGAAGCCGATTTTGCAGTTGCTCATTGCCAAGACAACGGGCCCAGTGCGCGACGAATTCCATCGGCAATGGATCGAGCAGCAGCGCGGCTCGAGCGAGCTTGAAAAGATCTACGCGATCCTTCCCGAGCTCAAAAATCTGTCGCGAGCCAAGACAGGCACGCAGCAACTGGTCGATCAACTGCAGGAGCTGGATCTAGTCGTTGAGAGAATCGAAAAACAGGCCGATACCAATGATCAACAGCGCATTGTGCGTGATCCCAAGCTCACGCGCACCCAGCGCTCGCAGCAGCTACAAGACGCGAAGATCGCAGCGCGTAAAAAACTGCGCAGCGAACTCGAAAAGCTGGCCGACAAGCGTCCGCTCTGGAATTTGCAGCTGCAGCTCAAGATGGCAGCGCTCGAGAAGCAGTTCGGTAGCGAGTCGGCAGCGCTGGTGAAAAACGGCTGGAAGTTGATCGGAGAAGCGCGGGAAATTGCGGCCTCGATCGCGGCCGATAAACAGCTCGCAGACGACGAGCGTGAAGCGCTGCTCCTGGTGAGCGCGACGCTGCACCAAGTGGCGTTGCAGTTCACCGCACAACTGGTGACCGCCGACAAACAGCCCGCTGCTGCGGTCGATCAGCTTCTCGCCGAGCTGCGTGAAAAGCCTCAGCCCGGTGAGATCGACGCCGCGACGCGACGCGATCTGGAGTACCTCACACTCCTGGCGGCTGATCGCTCGCGCGAGGTACAGCAGATGCTTCGCGCACTGCTGGCCGATGATCCGACCAGCCCGCGCGTGCGCTGGGAACTCGCTCAGTTGCAAGCTGAAGTGGGGGAACTGAGCGAGGCGATTGCTACACTTCAGCCGCTCGAAGCGGCGCAGAGTCTCGACGAATCTCAGCTCGATCAAGTCGCCCGCTGGCGTCTGGCGCTCGGCGAGCAAGTCGCCTCTCAGCAAACGCTGCTGGCCAAGTACCGTCGCACCAGTTCGTACGATTTAAGCGAGCAGGTGAAGAGCGAACTTCGCAACCTCCCCGCCGGAGAAACGGCCGACGAGCGAACGCTTGACAAGATGCGGGTGGTGCTCGAGCAGCCCAACTCACTCCGGAATATCGGGGACGAAATTCGCCGCTCGTATCGCCAATCGCGCGATTTCCGGCTGTTGTCGGTCCTTGCCGAGTCGCTCATCGGGCGCGATCAGTCCGACGCCATCGATCAGTTGATCGCGTTTCAATCGGTCCTCGAAGATGTCTACGAAGAAGCATCGACCGACGAGATGGTCCGTTACGCACGCGAGCTGCAAACCAAGCATCCAGCGCCGCACGATCAGCGGTCGCTCGAGCTTTGGATGATGCTCGCCGAAGCACGAGCTGCGATGGTTGAAGGAGCTGCCGCGCGGCATGCAACTCAAGCGATGGAACACTGGACGCGCGCTTTCCCGACCGATCAGCCGATCGAACATCCCGAAAAAGTGATTCGTCTCCTGGGTGTGCAAACAGCTGCGAGCCACGCGCCATTGGTCGATGCCTGGATCGCCACGGCAGAGCGTTGCCTGGCGACCGAAAAGCTGGGTACGCGCGAGCGTTTATCGCTGGCAGTCGATGTGGCCGATTTTCTGTCGCGTCAAGATCGTGAAGAAAAGGGAGCTCTGCTACTCGCCGCTGAACTTGATGCAGCACTCGCTAAGAATGCCGGAAAGCCTGCGAAGTTCATGCTCACGGCGATCGAGAATCTGACGGAACAGGAGATGAACGTCGGCAATTTCCGCTCGAGCGAAACGCGCGCTATCAAGCTCCTGAAGGAAACATCGCCGAGCCAATTGCAAGATCGGCTGAAGCTGCTCCTCGCGCAGATTTATGGCCGCGCTGTAGCTGATGCCGGTGAAACTTCACTCGGTCGCGACGGTGCCCAGTTCCAAAGTGCCCTCGTGTATCAAACCACCGAGCTCCGCCAAGCGATCCGTCAGCAAGAGCGACTCGAATGGTACGCCGCACTGACAAGCCTGCTCGAGGCTGGTCTCGATTTGAATTTGCCCGGCGCTGAAGCAACTGCTTTGGCGACACTACGCGAAGTAGCTCCGTGGGTAGTCGAGCGGGTCCATAGCAACCAGGATCAGCCGGCCGAGCGCGCCTTATCGATTTTTGCCGATCATCACCTGGTGAATCCGGCGATCGAGTTGGGGCTCTTGCTCCTCGAAAAGGAACCGCAGTTTCGCCAGTGGCAAGGGACTTCGATCTGGGACGAAATCGCGGGGACGATGGGGAGCGCTCTGGAGGACTCGATCGCTGCGGCAGAGAGTGGCGAGAACAAGCCAGGCACGAAACTTCGCGCTGATCTCGAGAAAAAATTGCTCGCGACCGTGCTGCCGCGACTCATGCGTTATTTGCGGCGTGAGCCAGGTGAAGCGCACGAATTTTTCGATCGCGATGGCCGATACTACTGGGCTACCAAGCAGGCCGAGTTCCTGAAAGTGGCGCAGGAGCTGGCGGGGCAAAGTCGCGACGAAGCGATCATCCTGCGCTGCGGCTCGTATGTTCGCGATGTGCTTCATCTACCCGCGGAAGCGGTGAGTTTGCTTGTGAATGCTCGGGAGCGAAAGTTGCTGAGCGACTCCGGCAGCTACACATTGGCCGATTGGCTCGTCGAAGATCGTCGCTATGCCGAAGCTGTGGCGATCCTCGGTCCGATTATCGAAAACAAGCCGACGTGGTTCGAGCCCCAATGGCTCTGGATTCGCGCAACCGCGCTCACCGGGGATGTGGCCGGTGCGAAAGAACGTTTCGCGCTGCTCCGCAAGCAAGTGGCAGCAGAGAAAAACCGCTCGCAACATCACCAACATCAGCTCGTGCGGCTGGCGGTTGAGTTCGGCTGGAGCCGTGAAGCGCACGAACTAGTCGCTCCACTGGTGGCGCAGCGATTGACCCTCACCGGTGGGCGGGAAGACGCGCTGCTGGCGGAGTGGTACCAGCTGGACGCCCAAGCGCTGGCCGAGCTCGGCCAAACGCAAGAGGCTGTTGAGGCAGCAGCAAGCGCCATGGTGGTCGCCGCGCGTGATCCCGCGCAGCAAGAGGTGACTCGCAAAACCCTCGCCACGGTTTTAGAAAAGTGCCAGGATCTGCCCGCATATATCGCGTGGCTCGACAAGCAAACCGCCGCAAGTGCGCAGGATCGACCGATCTTGCGGCAGGCAATTGCCACGGAGCTCGAGCGGCGTGGCGAAGTGCAAGGAGCGATCGCCCAGCTGCGTATCGCGATCGAGTTTACGCCCGAGGATGAAGCGCTCGCTCAGCAGCTGATCGACGCGCTCCGCTCGGCTGGAGAGAGCGAGCAGCTTCGCGAGCAGCTCTATAGTTCGCTGGAAATTCATCCTCGTAAAACGCTGTGGTGGGACGAACTTGCGGAGCTGTATCAGCAGTCGCAAGACCCCCAGTCTGCCGATCGCGCGCGACACTCGATCGCCGACACCGCAGCGGGAGAAGCCGATTCGTACCTCGCGATCGGTCGCGCTTTGCGAGCTCAAAAGCGTAGCGCCGAAGCGGTGCACTGTTTCGAGCGGGCCGTGGAGCTGGCTCCCAAGAGTCGCGAGCAACTACTCGAGGCCGCGCGGCAATTGATCGAGCTTGGCCAGCAGCAGCAGGCCGCAGCAGCGATCAAGACGCTTCGCGCGATTGAACTCTCGGTCGAAGAACGTCAAACGCTCGACGCTGAAATCAAAAAGCTCGAAGCGGTCCGCATTCCGATGCGAGCCATGGAGTAG
- a CDS encoding sigma-70 family RNA polymerase sigma factor, protein MYDTLAPRIWQSVARRVGPHQHEVADIVQETFLAAAGSLRTFDPSRGTLWGWLSGIARRQAALYFRRRQTRPPSFETSLFDAESAQLETSEPLPADLLSAAETAQSVREALSMLPLDYEELLVARYLDELSLDELAARDATSTTALQSKLARARRALRSALARVTGERVLP, encoded by the coding sequence ATGTACGACACCCTTGCGCCGCGCATTTGGCAATCGGTGGCGCGGCGCGTCGGACCCCATCAGCATGAAGTGGCCGACATCGTGCAGGAAACATTCCTGGCGGCGGCGGGAAGCCTCCGTACGTTCGATCCGTCGCGCGGAACGTTGTGGGGCTGGCTCTCGGGAATCGCGCGGCGACAAGCAGCACTCTACTTTCGACGCCGTCAAACGCGACCTCCCAGTTTTGAAACCAGTCTGTTCGACGCCGAGTCGGCGCAGCTCGAAACGAGCGAGCCACTTCCGGCCGATCTGCTGAGCGCCGCCGAGACGGCTCAATCGGTCCGCGAAGCGCTCAGCATGCTGCCGCTCGACTACGAAGAATTGCTCGTGGCTCGCTATCTCGATGAACTATCGCTCGACGAACTGGCAGCCCGCGACGCCACCTCCACCACCGCACTCCAGTCCAAACTGGCCCGCGCTCGTCGTGCCTTGCGCTCGGCATTGGCACGCGTCACCGGAGAAAGGGTGCTCCCATGA
- the rpmA gene encoding 50S ribosomal protein L27, whose protein sequence is MAHKKGQGSTRNGRDSNGQRRGVKVYGGQAVKAGGIIVRQCGTKFRAGANVGQGKDYTLWALVPGLVKFDCEGRRVNVVAAN, encoded by the coding sequence ATGGCACATAAGAAGGGTCAAGGTTCGACGCGTAACGGACGCGATTCGAACGGTCAACGTCGCGGCGTGAAGGTGTACGGCGGCCAGGCTGTGAAGGCCGGCGGCATCATCGTCCGTCAGTGCGGAACCAAGTTCCGTGCTGGTGCCAACGTTGGTCAAGGCAAGGACTACACCCTGTGGGCACTCGTCCCAGGCCTCGTGAAGTTCGACTGCGAAGGTCGCCGCGTGAATGTGGTGGCTGCCAACTAG